In a single window of the Helicobacter felis ATCC 49179 genome:
- the moaC gene encoding cyclic pyranopterin monophosphate synthase MoaC → MFNHLDSHNNPTMVDVSSKDRSVRVALACGKICMSKQAYQAVLDNQVKKGPVLQTAIIAAIMGAKQTSALIPMCHPLPLAGIHVDIVEKEEECAFILKVRVKCQAQTGVEMEALSGVSVGLLTIYDMVKGLDKSMTIQEIYLEHKSGGKNGEYFRNKE, encoded by the coding sequence ATGTTTAACCATCTTGATTCTCATAATAATCCCACTATGGTGGATGTCAGCTCCAAAGATCGGAGCGTTAGGGTTGCGTTAGCGTGTGGCAAAATTTGCATGAGTAAACAGGCCTATCAAGCGGTTTTAGACAATCAAGTTAAAAAAGGTCCTGTGTTGCAGACGGCGATCATCGCAGCAATTATGGGAGCCAAGCAAACCAGCGCGCTCATTCCTATGTGCCACCCCTTGCCTCTTGCAGGCATCCATGTGGATATAGTGGAAAAAGAAGAAGAATGCGCCTTTATTCTCAAAGTTAGAGTAAAATGCCAAGCACAGACGGGGGTAGAAATGGAAGCCTTAAGCGGGGTGAGTGTAGGGCTTTTGACGATTTATGACATGGTAAAAGGTTTGGATAAATCGATGACCATACAAGAGATTTATCTGGAACACAAAAGTGGGGGAAAAAATGGAGAATATTTTAGAAATAAGGAGTGA
- the rpmA gene encoding 50S ribosomal protein L27 codes for MAHKKGQGSTQNNRDSAGRRLGVKKFGSEFVRAGNIIVRQRGTKVHPGKNVGMGKDHTLFALVDGFVHFSYKDKERKKVSVLAQQDQN; via the coding sequence ATGGCACACAAGAAGGGTCAGGGAAGTACACAGAATAATAGAGATTCTGCAGGAAGACGCTTAGGCGTTAAAAAGTTTGGCTCAGAGTTTGTCAGAGCAGGCAATATCATCGTGCGCCAAAGGGGCACCAAGGTGCATCCGGGTAAAAATGTCGGCATGGGCAAAGATCACACACTTTTTGCTTTGGTCGATGGTTTTGTGCACTTTAGCTACAAAGACAAAGAACGCAAGAAAGTGAGCGTGTTAGCGCAACAAGATCAAAATTAG
- the flgL gene encoding flagellar hook-associated protein FlgL produces the protein MRISDSGRYNQMNYYQNTLQNKLNTANTKIASGLKIQNGYQDSNINDQNLKYGFEENTLDQNIDVAKSAHTSTLNTDKALSELSSTMEQFKTKLIQAASDVHSNTSRQAIALDLEKLKAHMINVANTSIGDEYLFAGSKVDRKPFDSKGNYYGNDENLNALVSSNNLVPYNVTGKALFLGKDLDKQKHITTNIKMFNQSKLHPDIMDALNRTAEPQEVFIQTGDTLRDLIGDNDDDPSNDSKEYFYLQGVRPDGGAFKAKFALDKAYTKKEDATTVNDLLDQIGRAYGNTSDNKVVDVSLNAWGEIEIKDLTTGNATIDFHMISSDRDVDNLEQLRTSNARVTSYVKSPFLTDRSLSSLQGVSNPYDHRILDLSSPFITQDNTPANRNTKLSEILGPSATSLEISGTRPNHKDGTIDPTPLEPIVLSVDLTLQDVMNTIKAHFGGDLQVELSEDGRLRLIDKNIKNQAHDSKTPPFDGAHGLSLKLRTLDGKGKKVKALPTDYANEYQKTYFTHNGAHLVGNISQVIPKTMDYATGATKLSEVMGTQIGEQSYILKLSDHNGIPLEAKLNLENQGAFLELPSKSGGAPYKIPLYNRNDSTPTLTKPNDFTYRQLMDAITLAMDYSNQDAKSYKQAQAQAPSQESKKAFLSLLKQADTRVDVRLNENGQMTIQDKMRSKTLMQFMLFDAKADDFSADLIKKDTPSIRLNANNALTIDQPHINFFKQLDGVIDSVRSGIYRPDALQGNYNEQMRNLGIQNNIELVDHLSDHIEKIIATNGAHSRSFAHILRRNEVLKSQVQAIRGDTVGTDIAETYNKFSQLRNNYDAVLSSSSKINQMGLTHYL, from the coding sequence ATGCGTATCAGTGATAGCGGTCGCTACAACCAAATGAACTATTACCAAAATACCTTGCAAAATAAGCTCAACACCGCTAATACCAAGATCGCTTCAGGGCTCAAGATTCAAAATGGCTATCAAGATAGCAATATCAATGATCAAAATCTCAAATATGGTTTTGAGGAAAACACCCTCGATCAAAATATCGATGTCGCCAAGAGTGCCCACACTTCAACACTCAACACCGACAAAGCGTTGAGCGAACTCTCTAGCACAATGGAACAATTCAAAACAAAATTAATCCAGGCTGCTAGCGATGTGCATTCTAACACCTCGCGCCAAGCTATTGCTCTCGATCTAGAAAAACTTAAAGCGCATATGATCAATGTCGCCAACACTTCCATTGGAGACGAATATCTTTTTGCGGGCAGCAAGGTGGATCGTAAGCCTTTTGATTCTAAGGGAAATTACTATGGTAATGATGAAAATCTTAACGCATTGGTGAGCTCAAATAATCTTGTGCCCTACAATGTAACCGGTAAGGCCCTCTTTTTAGGAAAAGACCTCGACAAACAAAAACACATCACTACCAATATTAAAATGTTTAACCAAAGCAAGTTGCACCCAGATATTATGGACGCGCTCAATAGAACTGCTGAACCTCAGGAAGTTTTCATACAAACTGGGGACACTCTGCGCGATCTCATTGGGGATAACGATGATGATCCCAGTAATGACTCTAAAGAATATTTTTACTTGCAAGGGGTGCGCCCTGACGGAGGTGCTTTTAAAGCAAAGTTTGCCCTAGATAAAGCCTACACTAAAAAAGAAGATGCCACGACAGTCAACGATCTACTAGATCAAATTGGACGCGCTTATGGTAACACTTCAGATAACAAAGTTGTGGATGTTAGCTTGAATGCGTGGGGAGAAATTGAGATCAAGGACCTAACTACCGGAAACGCCACGATTGATTTTCATATGATCTCTAGCGATCGGGATGTGGATAATTTAGAACAGCTACGCACGAGCAACGCGCGTGTTACAAGCTATGTCAAAAGTCCTTTTTTGACAGATCGCAGCCTCTCTAGCTTGCAAGGTGTGAGTAATCCCTACGATCACCGCATTTTAGACCTCTCGAGTCCATTTATCACTCAAGATAACACCCCAGCCAATCGCAACACCAAACTCAGCGAGATTTTAGGCCCTAGCGCCACTTCTTTAGAAATTAGTGGCACACGCCCCAATCATAAAGATGGCACCATCGATCCCACACCTTTAGAACCCATTGTTTTAAGCGTGGATTTAACTCTGCAGGATGTGATGAACACAATCAAGGCGCATTTTGGGGGTGATTTGCAAGTAGAACTCTCTGAGGATGGGCGTTTACGCCTAATTGATAAAAACATCAAAAACCAAGCCCATGATAGCAAAACACCTCCCTTTGATGGCGCGCATGGTCTAAGTCTTAAACTAAGAACTTTGGATGGCAAGGGAAAAAAGGTCAAAGCCCTGCCTACAGATTATGCGAATGAATACCAAAAAACCTACTTCACCCATAACGGAGCGCACTTGGTGGGCAATATCTCCCAAGTGATCCCTAAGACTATGGACTACGCCACTGGCGCAACCAAGCTCTCTGAGGTGATGGGCACACAGATAGGTGAGCAAAGCTACATTCTTAAACTCAGCGATCACAATGGAATACCCCTAGAGGCTAAATTAAATTTAGAAAACCAAGGGGCATTTTTGGAATTGCCTAGCAAAAGCGGAGGCGCGCCCTATAAAATTCCACTCTATAACCGCAATGACAGCACGCCCACTCTCACTAAGCCCAATGATTTTACCTACCGCCAACTCATGGACGCAATCACTTTGGCAATGGACTATAGCAATCAAGACGCAAAGTCCTACAAACAAGCCCAAGCCCAAGCTCCCTCTCAAGAAAGTAAGAAAGCCTTTTTATCTTTGCTAAAACAAGCAGACACGCGGGTGGATGTGCGTTTAAATGAAAATGGGCAAATGACTATCCAAGATAAAATGCGTTCTAAAACCTTGATGCAATTCATGTTATTTGACGCTAAGGCAGATGACTTTTCAGCAGATCTGATCAAAAAAGACACCCCCTCTATCCGCTTGAACGCTAACAATGCGCTCACCATTGATCAACCCCATATCAACTTTTTTAAACAGCTAGATGGGGTGATTGACTCTGTACGCAGTGGGATTTATCGCCCCGATGCCCTGCAAGGCAACTACAACGAACAAATGCGCAATTTGGGGATTCAAAATAATATCGAGTTGGTAGATCACTTGAGCGATCACATCGAAAAGATTATCGCCACCAATGGCGCGCATAGCCGTAGCTTTGCCCATATCTTAAGACGCAACGAGGTGCTTAAATCCCAAGTGCAAGCTATCCGGGGCGACACGGTGGGCACGGACATCGCCGAAACTTATAATAAGTTTTCTCAATTGCGCAATAATTACGATGCTGTGCTCTCCTCAAGCAGCAAGATCAACCAAATGGGTTTAACACATTATCTTTAG
- the rplU gene encoding 50S ribosomal protein L21 translates to MYAVFKNGGKQYKVQEGDIVLLDKLSLEPKAHLELDQVLVVSKEGGVVYGTPLVSGAKVEAEVINEGRGKKVIVFKKRRRKDSKTKRGFRRDFTRVKITKIVA, encoded by the coding sequence ATGTATGCAGTGTTTAAAAACGGGGGCAAGCAGTATAAAGTGCAAGAGGGCGATATTGTTTTATTGGACAAGCTTAGTTTAGAGCCCAAGGCGCATTTAGAATTAGATCAAGTGTTGGTAGTGTCCAAAGAGGGTGGCGTTGTTTATGGCACTCCCCTAGTGAGTGGAGCAAAAGTTGAAGCGGAAGTGATCAATGAGGGGCGGGGTAAAAAAGTGATCGTCTTCAAAAAGCGCCGCCGTAAAGATAGCAAAACCAAAAGAGGTTTTAGACGGGATTTTACCCGCGTTAAAATTACAAAGATCGTAGCATAA
- the mog gene encoding molybdopterin adenylyltransferase → MKEVKVGIVVTSDRASLGVYEDKSGVAIQEVLREYILNPLSFVYHLIADEQDIIEQTLIALSDAQCDLIVTTGGTGPAPRDVTPEATQAVCSKMLPGFGELMRTASLKYVPTAILSRQTAGIRGSSLIVNLPGKPKSIRECLEAVFPAIPYCIDLIGGAYIEANSDHIQVFRPRK, encoded by the coding sequence ATGAAAGAGGTTAAAGTAGGGATTGTGGTAACTAGCGATCGCGCTAGCTTGGGAGTTTATGAGGATAAAAGCGGGGTGGCTATCCAAGAGGTGTTACGCGAATATATTTTAAATCCTCTGAGCTTCGTTTATCACCTCATTGCAGATGAGCAGGACATTATTGAGCAAACACTGATCGCTCTAAGCGATGCACAATGCGATCTTATTGTTACCACAGGGGGCACAGGACCTGCGCCAAGAGATGTAACCCCAGAGGCCACACAGGCAGTGTGTTCTAAAATGTTGCCCGGTTTTGGGGAATTGATGCGCACGGCCAGCTTAAAGTATGTCCCCACAGCCATTTTATCAAGACAAACAGCGGGCATTAGAGGATCAAGCCTCATTGTCAATTTGCCCGGCAAGCCCAAGAGTATTAGAGAATGCTTAGAGGCGGTGTTTCCAGCTATTCCCTATTGTATTGATTTAATTGGAGGGGCTTACATTGAGGCTAACTCAGATCACATTCAGGTTTTTCGTCCTCGCAAGTAA
- a CDS encoding ABC transporter substrate-binding protein: MRGLLWGVFWVWLLGGILGATGKFGGTLIYARGADGSSMDPALVTDGESYATTSNIYETLVRFKYGTTEIEPSLATSWEVSKDGLTYTFHLRKGVYFHTTKYWNKKVEFKAKDVLFSFKRQMKTNKPYYKDGRGYVYWESMNMSSIIKDVQALDDYTVKITLNKPEAPFLADLGMDFLSILSADYANYLASQNKEAELSKKPIGTGPFKFALWIKDERVILTRNDQYWGPKAYLDKVVIRVIPNPSSRVLALQKGEVSMISAPNHSEVANLESLPNVVVDKDPALMVSWISLNTQKKPFSNRLVRLALNYAINLDDYIKVVYEGYAKKAVNPLPPGMWSYNTDIKPYPYDPDKAKQLLKQAGYPDGFSTTLYTASRHRKQAAEFIQAQLLKIGVRVKVEFLEWGAYLKKMAMGEHEMAFSGWRADTGDPDNFLYTLWSKHAALQIPSQNHSFYKSVAYSDLVTRAKGVTDERERTKLYKEAQVIFHKDVPWIPLVYPDEIIPHLASLKGLKLTGVQLNRFANFYFDK, translated from the coding sequence ATGAGAGGCTTGTTGTGGGGGGTTTTTTGGGTTTGGTTGCTAGGGGGAATTTTGGGGGCTACCGGCAAATTTGGGGGGACTTTGATCTATGCTAGAGGCGCAGATGGTTCGAGCATGGACCCAGCCCTAGTAACCGATGGAGAGAGTTACGCCACCACAAGCAATATCTATGAAACTTTGGTGCGTTTTAAATACGGCACTACAGAAATTGAACCCTCTTTGGCAACGAGTTGGGAAGTTTCCAAGGATGGTCTCACTTACACTTTTCACCTGCGAAAAGGCGTTTATTTCCACACAACCAAATATTGGAACAAAAAAGTTGAGTTTAAAGCTAAGGATGTGCTCTTTTCTTTCAAGCGCCAGATGAAGACCAATAAGCCCTATTACAAAGATGGAAGAGGGTATGTATATTGGGAAAGCATGAATATGTCGAGCATTATCAAGGATGTCCAAGCTTTAGATGACTACACTGTCAAAATCACTCTCAATAAGCCTGAAGCTCCTTTTTTAGCGGATTTAGGTATGGATTTTCTCTCTATTTTGAGCGCGGATTATGCCAATTATCTTGCAAGCCAAAACAAAGAGGCAGAACTTTCAAAAAAGCCTATTGGCACAGGCCCTTTCAAATTTGCCCTTTGGATCAAGGATGAAAGGGTGATTCTAACCAGAAACGATCAATATTGGGGTCCTAAGGCCTACTTGGATAAAGTCGTTATTCGCGTTATTCCCAACCCCTCTTCTCGAGTGTTGGCCTTACAAAAGGGTGAAGTGTCTATGATCAGCGCGCCTAATCATAGTGAAGTCGCCAATTTAGAGAGTCTTCCTAATGTGGTGGTGGACAAAGACCCTGCGCTCATGGTCTCTTGGATCAGTCTTAACACTCAAAAGAAGCCTTTCAGTAATCGTTTGGTGCGCCTAGCACTCAATTACGCTATCAATCTTGATGATTACATTAAAGTTGTCTACGAGGGCTACGCCAAAAAGGCGGTTAATCCCCTACCACCGGGCATGTGGAGCTATAATACAGACATTAAACCTTATCCCTATGATCCAGATAAAGCCAAACAACTTTTAAAACAAGCAGGGTATCCAGATGGTTTTAGCACCACTCTGTACACAGCCTCGCGCCATAGAAAACAGGCGGCCGAGTTCATCCAAGCGCAACTTCTTAAAATAGGCGTTAGAGTTAAAGTTGAGTTTTTAGAATGGGGAGCATATCTAAAAAAGATGGCTATGGGTGAGCATGAGATGGCTTTCAGTGGTTGGCGCGCTGATACGGGCGATCCGGATAATTTCCTCTACACCCTTTGGAGCAAGCACGCCGCCTTACAGATTCCCTCACAAAATCACTCTTTCTATAAGAGTGTCGCTTACTCAGATTTAGTGACTCGCGCCAAAGGGGTAACAGATGAACGCGAGCGCACCAAACTCTACAAAGAGGCGCAGGTCATTTTTCATAAAGATGTCCCATGGATACCCCTAGTTTATCCGGATGAAATTATCCCGCATTTGGCTAGTCTCAAAGGTCTCAAGTTAACGGGGGTGCAACTTAACCGCT
- a CDS encoding HpaA family protein, producing the protein MAWKRYLTSVGLVFLLAGCGPNIIVTNQVPLRLAYQTSAHQAPITNQEVILLKPVLQYSDNIAREYELKFRQQIVLKIQELLKNQGYKVALVDVSDKNDLPFAQRRDGYLALETTGEIVLRPDPKTTEQKKSSPGLIFSSGMDVMKGNLVAMGYLKVVFVEPLSGESVDSFLIDLSEIDIKEPFIKSSKSEHTGGLLSSLYKGKDNSNDAIKKALNTIFKSVMQKMDQSITQARLKTYAKDIAELKARKPY; encoded by the coding sequence ATGGCGTGGAAGCGGTATTTAACGAGTGTAGGGTTGGTGTTTTTATTGGCTGGTTGTGGCCCTAACATCATTGTTACCAATCAAGTGCCTTTGCGTTTAGCCTACCAAACCAGCGCGCACCAAGCCCCAATCACTAATCAAGAGGTCATTCTTCTCAAACCCGTTTTACAATACAGCGACAATATCGCTAGAGAATACGAACTTAAATTTAGACAACAAATTGTTTTGAAAATCCAAGAACTCCTTAAAAATCAAGGCTATAAGGTCGCTCTTGTAGATGTGAGCGATAAAAACGATTTGCCTTTTGCACAAAGGCGCGATGGGTATTTGGCATTAGAAACCACCGGAGAAATTGTCTTGCGTCCCGATCCCAAAACCACAGAGCAGAAAAAATCCAGCCCCGGGCTCATTTTTTCTAGTGGTATGGATGTGATGAAAGGTAATCTTGTCGCGATGGGCTACCTTAAGGTTGTGTTTGTAGAACCTCTAAGTGGGGAGTCTGTAGATTCGTTTTTGATCGATTTGAGCGAAATCGACATTAAAGAGCCCTTTATCAAGTCTAGCAAATCCGAACACACTGGAGGGTTGCTAAGTTCCCTCTACAAAGGTAAGGATAACTCCAATGATGCCATCAAAAAAGCCCTCAACACAATTTTTAAATCCGTGATGCAAAAAATGGATCAGAGCATCACCCAAGCGCGTTTAAAGACCTATGCTAAAGACATTGCAGAATTAAAAGCCCGCAAACCTTACTAA
- a CDS encoding molybdopterin synthase catalytic subunit — MLEVFDGALNTAKLYSKWERLCQEKNAGALCVFTGIVRGEGQNFKGLSFDVHLPLLQTWFSAWEQRGYEVGVKLCMAHAKGDVEVGQSSYMVGLISAHRKEALNMYALFIEDFKHNAPIWKYELKEGQRIYAQDQSHPLKGSGLLA; from the coding sequence GTGCTAGAAGTCTTTGATGGGGCTTTGAACACCGCTAAACTTTATAGCAAATGGGAGAGGCTTTGCCAAGAGAAAAACGCGGGGGCTTTGTGTGTTTTTACCGGCATAGTGCGGGGCGAAGGGCAAAATTTTAAAGGCTTAAGCTTTGATGTGCATTTACCCTTATTGCAGACATGGTTTAGTGCGTGGGAGCAACGGGGCTATGAAGTGGGCGTGAAGTTGTGCATGGCACATGCTAAGGGAGATGTGGAAGTGGGCCAAAGTTCTTACATGGTTGGCTTAATTTCTGCGCATAGAAAAGAAGCCCTAAACATGTACGCTCTCTTTATTGAGGATTTTAAACACAACGCCCCCATTTGGAAATACGAACTTAAGGAGGGGCAGAGGATTTATGCTCAAGATCAAAGCCACCCCTTGAAAGGAAGCGGGTTATTAGCATGA
- a CDS encoding LTA synthase family protein — protein sequence MRVVFSSSKRGQQFLTLVLDTLVFSLFCTAFFVLMRLGFIAYMGIYKGALVHASAHLDQIGQVLVSGLKYDNRIVAALGLIYLLLGLLSPFKIRPKVLRGFAYFALSLCLFLQIANITFYGIYGDVFDSNLLQIFTESPKVILGMAFTGEYFIGTKLLIWVFLSVLSAYLYRVLQPSYTLILALPLKWTLGGAMCVLALFMLVSINSRLALTGVSLDFIAHSVQNPFLRQITPGAFRDLYLVFKDYRKSHHVHFSDFTSKSPLQAGIDYFNLPKDTKTPLDLYKLLTHTSQNPKLPTITHVFYIVSESLSSWHFDPQFDSIGLTHALKSLNDGQHGFIFPLFLENAKRTVKSLDVQITGLFNINDTNFVNMGVNIPSLPTAIGNQMKNLGFENTFYYGGSGIWNRLDRFTKKQGFAHFIFNTYLLDFAKEQLKINPKAYPQPLESNWGVHDNILFDYILKNTPINKKTFSMVMTLSNHPTRNVNLKAFGVPVEKIETFVKNSNDKNMPSANFLGHIFWYDKILVDFIKKASAKFPNALFIITGDHFDRSFTLAKDNYFWTKSVPLILYAPSLNPKLATCVGSHIDIPATIMELVAPKDYEYVSFGKPLFSNEDSSQNCEQRKPFVWGQSKNFALGFDVVGAQSQTSKLDFLYMDNAPLLYVKDHQRTKGANLPADLQLGKELTDKMQIANGLSWYLLFKGRVINP from the coding sequence ATGCGTGTTGTATTCTCTAGCTCTAAAAGAGGGCAACAATTCCTAACTCTTGTGCTTGACACTTTGGTGTTTAGCCTCTTTTGCACGGCTTTTTTTGTCCTAATGCGTCTGGGTTTTATCGCCTATATGGGCATCTACAAGGGCGCGTTGGTGCACGCTAGCGCGCACTTGGATCAAATAGGACAGGTATTAGTGAGTGGTCTAAAATACGATAATCGAATTGTGGCTGCCCTTGGACTTATTTATTTGCTTTTGGGACTTCTTAGTCCGTTTAAAATCCGCCCTAAAGTGCTCCGTGGATTTGCGTATTTTGCACTCAGCTTATGTCTTTTCTTGCAAATAGCTAACATTACTTTTTATGGCATCTATGGAGATGTCTTTGATAGCAATCTTTTACAAATTTTTACAGAAAGTCCAAAAGTTATTTTGGGTATGGCCTTTACAGGTGAGTATTTTATTGGCACAAAACTTTTGATTTGGGTGTTTTTGAGTGTGCTAAGTGCTTATCTTTATCGTGTCCTTCAACCCTCATACACTCTGATTCTTGCCCTGCCTCTTAAATGGACACTTGGTGGGGCTATGTGTGTTTTGGCCCTTTTTATGCTTGTTTCCATCAACTCCCGCCTAGCTTTAACCGGCGTGTCTTTAGATTTCATTGCTCACTCCGTTCAAAATCCCTTTTTGCGCCAAATTACTCCGGGGGCTTTTCGCGATCTTTACTTAGTTTTTAAAGACTATAGAAAAAGTCATCATGTCCACTTTTCTGACTTCACTTCCAAAAGCCCTCTACAAGCAGGCATTGATTACTTTAATCTCCCCAAAGACACTAAGACCCCTCTTGATCTCTACAAGCTTTTAACCCACACGAGCCAAAATCCCAAACTCCCTACCATTACCCATGTTTTCTATATCGTGTCCGAGTCGCTCTCTTCATGGCATTTTGACCCCCAATTTGACTCTATTGGTCTCACACACGCGCTCAAAAGCCTCAATGACGGACAACATGGTTTTATTTTCCCCCTATTTTTAGAAAACGCAAAACGCACGGTGAAAAGCTTAGATGTGCAGATCACCGGACTTTTTAACATCAACGATACGAATTTCGTCAATATGGGCGTGAACATTCCAAGTTTGCCCACCGCCATTGGCAACCAAATGAAAAATCTTGGTTTTGAAAACACCTTTTATTATGGAGGCAGTGGGATTTGGAATCGCCTTGATCGCTTTACTAAAAAACAAGGCTTTGCGCATTTTATCTTCAACACATACCTACTGGATTTCGCCAAAGAACAGCTAAAGATCAATCCTAAGGCCTACCCACAACCCCTAGAGAGTAATTGGGGTGTGCATGACAATATCTTGTTTGACTACATCCTTAAAAACACCCCTATCAACAAGAAAACTTTTAGCATGGTGATGACTTTAAGCAACCACCCCACCCGCAATGTCAATCTAAAAGCCTTTGGCGTGCCTGTAGAAAAAATTGAAACCTTTGTCAAAAACTCCAATGATAAAAATATGCCAAGCGCTAACTTTTTAGGGCACATCTTTTGGTATGACAAAATCCTAGTAGATTTTATTAAAAAGGCGAGTGCTAAATTCCCCAACGCGCTTTTCATCATCACGGGCGATCATTTTGATCGCAGTTTTACCCTTGCTAAGGATAATTACTTTTGGACTAAAAGCGTGCCTTTAATCCTCTATGCCCCAAGTCTAAACCCTAAGCTTGCCACCTGCGTAGGATCGCACATCGACATTCCCGCTACGATTATGGAACTTGTCGCTCCAAAGGACTATGAATATGTGAGTTTTGGCAAGCCTCTTTTTAGCAATGAGGATTCCTCTCAAAATTGCGAACAGAGAAAACCCTTTGTGTGGGGGCAATCCAAGAATTTTGCGCTAGGTTTTGATGTCGTGGGGGCGCAAAGCCAAACAAGCAAATTAGACTTTTTGTATATGGATAACGCCCCGCTCCTGTATGTTAAGGACCACCAACGCACAAAAGGCGCAAACCTGCCTGCAGATTTGCAATTAGGCAAAGAGCTTACAGACAAAATGCAAATCGCCAATGGGCTAAGTTGGTATTTGCTTTTTAAAGGCAGGGTGATCAACCCCTAG